One Saccharopolyspora erythraea NRRL 2338 genomic region harbors:
- a CDS encoding TetR/AcrR family transcriptional regulator codes for MSPPRAAGSAGGGSRPRGRPRDPEADAAILRAAMDLFIEGGVEGTSIEQVAKRAGVGKLTVYRRWSSKEELIAQAIESVRGEALGFEVRADLPLREQIEGALPVWAQALSSPRVRAMIARVFGSAARHPSLMAAYWEHHVVPRRKAIRALLEHAKATGVLPEDTVVDVLIDMVVGAVMFRLLQPEPLDAEGARRYLESVHRQAGLLPDRPAGG; via the coding sequence ATGAGCCCGCCGCGGGCCGCTGGCAGCGCCGGCGGCGGTTCACGCCCGCGCGGCCGGCCGCGTGATCCCGAGGCGGACGCGGCGATCCTGCGGGCCGCGATGGACCTCTTCATCGAGGGCGGGGTCGAAGGCACCAGCATCGAGCAGGTCGCCAAGCGCGCCGGGGTCGGCAAGCTGACCGTCTACCGCCGCTGGTCCTCGAAGGAAGAGCTGATCGCGCAGGCGATCGAGTCGGTGCGCGGCGAGGCGCTGGGTTTCGAGGTGCGCGCGGACCTTCCGCTGCGCGAACAGATCGAGGGCGCGCTCCCGGTGTGGGCGCAGGCGCTGTCCTCTCCTCGGGTCCGCGCGATGATCGCGCGCGTATTCGGCTCCGCCGCTCGCCATCCGTCGCTGATGGCGGCCTACTGGGAGCACCACGTCGTACCGCGCCGGAAAGCGATCCGGGCGCTGCTGGAGCACGCGAAGGCGACGGGGGTGCTGCCCGAGGACACCGTCGTGGACGTGCTCATCGACATGGTCGTGGGAGCGGTCATGTTCCGGCTCCTCCAGCCGGAACCCCTCGACGCCGAGGGTGCGCGACGGTACCTGGAGTCCGTCCACCGCCAGGCCGGGCTGCTGCCCGATCGCCCTGCGGGCGGATGA
- a CDS encoding NUDIX domain-containing protein, with the protein MIWSVRIPRAVAVVVDGPRVLVMKRYVRRESREACRNCEHIAWSQPWCPGHRYAILPGGHVEEGETAEEAALRELTEETSLRATTGRLLWTGHHNGRPASYFLMTGVEGAPVLSGPEAAAHGPDNSYELVWAGSEEFDLLDLYPAEVRQPLTGLLRSRESSGLP; encoded by the coding sequence ATGATCTGGTCCGTGCGGATTCCCAGAGCGGTCGCGGTGGTCGTCGACGGACCACGGGTGCTGGTCATGAAGCGCTACGTCAGGCGCGAGTCCCGAGAAGCCTGCCGGAACTGCGAGCACATCGCCTGGTCGCAGCCGTGGTGCCCCGGACACCGCTACGCGATCCTGCCCGGCGGACACGTCGAGGAGGGCGAGACCGCCGAAGAGGCGGCCTTGCGGGAGCTGACCGAGGAGACATCGCTCCGGGCCACGACCGGGCGGCTGCTGTGGACCGGCCACCACAACGGGCGCCCGGCGTCGTACTTCCTCATGACCGGCGTCGAGGGCGCACCCGTGCTGTCCGGCCCGGAGGCCGCGGCGCACGGCCCCGACAACAGCTATGAACTCGTGTGGGCGGGCTCCGAGGAGTTCGACCTGCTGGACCTGTATCCCGCGGAGGTCCGCCAGCCGCTCACCGGCCTGCTGCGCTCCCGTGAGTCTTCCGGGCTGCCATAG
- the yhjD gene encoding inner membrane protein YhjD has protein sequence MAERTKAPGLLARLRQRHEWLDRLIRAANRYQSQYGDYYAAAITYFSVLALVPLLMIAFAIAGFVLGGNPDLLAQLRNSITTAVPNPAMSQMLNNVVDQAIGQAGAVGIIGLVAALYSGLSWMTNLREALTALWTQEPEQQPVLRKYVSDLLSLIGLGLAMGISFGISAVGGGVGRMLLELAGIDDTPFARAGLQVLATLLSLAASWLVFLWILARLPRKPVSLRSAVWGALFGAVGFEILKQVGVFYLNSVTGSPAAAAFGPILGLLVFSYLTSRFILFVTAWTASAPENQERAVPSPPEPAVIRPVVQTRGRTGPAATASLFGLGVLAGLAWRRRR, from the coding sequence GTGGCCGAACGGACCAAGGCACCCGGGCTGCTCGCCCGGCTGCGGCAGCGGCACGAATGGCTGGACCGGCTGATCCGGGCCGCGAACCGCTACCAGAGCCAGTACGGCGACTACTACGCGGCGGCGATCACCTACTTCAGCGTGCTCGCCCTCGTCCCGCTGCTGATGATCGCGTTCGCGATCGCCGGTTTCGTGCTGGGCGGCAACCCGGACCTGCTCGCCCAGCTGCGGAACTCGATCACCACCGCGGTGCCGAACCCGGCCATGAGCCAGATGCTCAACAACGTCGTCGACCAGGCGATCGGCCAGGCGGGCGCGGTGGGGATCATCGGTCTTGTCGCGGCGCTGTACTCCGGTCTGAGCTGGATGACCAACCTGCGCGAGGCGCTGACCGCGCTCTGGACGCAGGAGCCCGAGCAGCAGCCGGTGCTGAGGAAGTACGTCTCCGACCTGCTCTCGCTCATCGGGCTCGGACTGGCGATGGGCATCTCGTTCGGCATCAGCGCCGTCGGCGGCGGCGTCGGCCGGATGCTGCTGGAGCTGGCCGGCATCGACGACACGCCGTTCGCCAGGGCCGGGCTGCAGGTGCTGGCCACCCTGCTGTCGCTGGCGGCGAGCTGGCTGGTGTTCCTGTGGATCCTGGCGCGGCTGCCGCGCAAGCCGGTGTCGCTGCGCAGCGCGGTCTGGGGGGCGCTGTTCGGGGCCGTCGGCTTCGAGATCCTCAAGCAGGTCGGGGTGTTCTACCTGAACAGCGTCACCGGCTCGCCGGCTGCCGCCGCGTTCGGGCCGATCCTGGGTCTGCTGGTGTTCTCCTACCTGACCTCGCGGTTCATCCTGTTCGTGACCGCGTGGACGGCGTCGGCGCCGGAGAACCAGGAGCGCGCCGTGCCGTCGCCGCCCGAGCCCGCCGTGATCCGGCCCGTGGTGCAGACGCGCGGCCGCACGGGTCCGGCGGCGACGGCGAGCCTGTTCGGCCTCGGCGTGCTCGCCGGTCTCGCCTGGCGCAGGCGCCGGTGA
- the trpS gene encoding tryptophan--tRNA ligase, translating to MSDAPATQNAETSAARPRVLSGIQPTADSFHLGNYLGALREWVVMQETHDAFYCVVDLHAITMGHDPELLRRRTRLSAAQLLALGIDPERATLFVQSHVPEHTQLSWVMECLTGFGEAGRMTQFKDKSARQEADHVSVGLFTYPVLQAADILIYQADAVPVGEDQRQHLELTRNLAQRFNSRFGETFTVPAAHIPKETAKIFDLQDPTVKMSKSVPAGVVELLEDPKRSVKKIRSAVTDAGREIQYDPENKPGVSNLLVIYSALTGRSIADLEAAYEGKGYGDLKKELGQTVLEFVTPFQEKVRGYLDDPAELDKVLRRGAEHAREVAAGTLKTVYDRIGFLPPAG from the coding sequence GTGAGTGACGCGCCCGCAACCCAGAACGCCGAGACGTCCGCGGCCCGGCCGCGCGTGCTGTCCGGAATCCAGCCCACCGCCGACTCGTTCCACCTCGGCAACTACCTGGGTGCGCTGCGCGAGTGGGTCGTGATGCAGGAGACCCACGACGCCTTCTACTGCGTCGTCGACCTGCACGCCATCACCATGGGCCACGACCCGGAGCTGCTGCGCCGGCGGACCCGCCTGTCGGCGGCCCAGCTGCTCGCGCTGGGCATCGACCCGGAGCGCGCCACCCTGTTCGTGCAGAGCCACGTGCCCGAGCACACCCAGCTCAGCTGGGTCATGGAGTGCCTGACCGGCTTCGGAGAGGCCGGCCGGATGACCCAGTTCAAGGACAAGTCCGCGCGGCAGGAAGCCGACCACGTCAGCGTGGGGCTGTTCACCTACCCCGTGCTGCAGGCCGCCGACATCCTGATCTACCAGGCCGACGCGGTGCCGGTCGGCGAGGACCAGCGCCAGCACCTGGAGCTGACCCGCAACCTCGCGCAGCGGTTCAACTCGCGGTTCGGCGAGACCTTCACGGTGCCCGCCGCGCACATCCCCAAGGAGACCGCGAAGATCTTCGACCTGCAGGACCCGACGGTCAAGATGAGCAAGTCGGTGCCCGCGGGCGTCGTCGAGCTGCTGGAGGACCCGAAGCGCTCGGTCAAGAAGATCCGCTCGGCGGTCACCGACGCCGGCCGCGAGATCCAGTACGACCCGGAGAACAAGCCGGGTGTGAGCAACCTGCTGGTCATCTACTCCGCGCTCACCGGCCGCTCGATCGCAGACCTGGAGGCCGCCTACGAGGGCAAGGGCTACGGCGACCTGAAGAAGGAGCTCGGGCAGACCGTGCTGGAGTTCGTCACGCCGTTCCAGGAGAAGGTGCGCGGCTACCTCGACGACCCGGCCGAACTGGACAAGGTCCTGCGGCGCGGCGCCGAGCACGCCCGCGAGGTCGCCGCGGGCACGCTGAAGACGGTCTACGACCGGATCGGCTTCCTGCCACCGGCAGGCTGA